Proteins encoded within one genomic window of Anastrepha ludens isolate Willacy chromosome 4, idAnaLude1.1, whole genome shotgun sequence:
- the LOC128862040 gene encoding uncharacterized protein LOC128862040, whose product MTFNEMLIEEVRKHRCIYDVSLKEFGSELKKAWKEIGKVLNANPKICKQRWNTLRDTYKRIKRTNELGSSSGAPVPNRKWKFQEVLSFLDECRDKKNIKIVEPTTIVLEDMGNTIPENLTMEEDTDSQSSYSSVSSSGTAIERLADAELKSCLAKAMGQCVALVTDLIKVPQKNPTFSLFESFAQKIVDANLPQADVNRIEAKVMLLLHEELAKFYK is encoded by the exons atgaCTTTCAACGAGATGCTTATAGAGGAAGTGCGAAAGCACAGGTGTATTTACGATGTATCACTTAAGGAATTTGGAAGCGAGCTGAAGAAAGCTTGGAAGGAAATCGGGAAAGTGCTAAACGCAAACC cGAAGATTTGCAAACAGCGATGGAATACTCTTCGGGACACATACAAAAGAATAAAGCGTACTAACGAGCTAGGCTCCAGCAGTGGTGCACCAGTACCCAACAGGAAATGGAAGTTCCAAGAGGTATTATCCTTTTTGGATGAATGCAGAGATAAGAA AAACATTAAAATAGTAGAGCCAACAACAATTGTGTTGGAAGATATGGGGAATACAATACCAGAAAATCTCACCATGGAAGAAGACACGGACTCTCAATCATCATATTCTTCGGTAAGCTCAAGCGGAACAGCAATTGAGAGACTCGCCGATGCCGAACTGAAGAGTTGTTTAGCCAAAGCAATGGGGCAATGCGTTGCTTTAGTAACTGATCTTATCAAAGTACCACAAAAAAATCCAACATTCTCACTTTTTGAATCTTTTGCTCAAAAAATAGTGGATGCAAACTTACCCCAAGCTGATGTTAACAGAATAGAAGCAAAAGTGATGTTATTGTTGCATGAGGAATtggcaaaattttataaatga
- the LOC128862041 gene encoding uncharacterized protein LOC128862041: MVDRESGYFSDELITDLENGYRYQELGENPTLAYLPTELQKRIGLLEMHSGVETHWPIYYLIIEERLTIPLYLICDSNPPHFNSTQKLTICVQLLTKGVGNQETTTQRIIPCIIASYLCTTITERFCCVVTNAHIPN; encoded by the exons ATGGTCGATAGGGAGAGTGGATATTTCAGCGACGAGCTCATTACCGACCTCGAAAACGGTTACAGGTACCAGGAACTTGGAGAGAATCCCACGCTGGCCTACCTTCCTACAGAATTGCAAAAGCGAATCGGTCTTCTGGAAATGCATTCAGGAGTAGAGACACACTGGCCGATATACTATTTAATAATTGAGGAAAGATTAACTATTCCCCTTTATTTAATTTGCGATAGTAATCCACCTCATTTCAACAGTACTCAAAAACTGACAATATGCGTACAACTTTTAACTAAGGGAGTGGGAAACCAGGAAACCACGACACAACGTATAATACCTTGCATAATTGCATCATACCTCTGTACCACAATCACCGAAC GTTTCTGCTGCGTGGTAACAAATGCCCACATACCAAATTAA
- the LOC128862039 gene encoding erythroid differentiation-related factor 1 isoform X2 translates to MTDSGDEIELCQNVGPHELVEVKSKAVVKFSAVQVPTSFNRLQCNTNLNLPPSNWLTTSDNSGLHQALYQSPGFASFSIAHMFPDCVGEVDVVTDAENIKRLLKLPYTSKSAVSMIVHKVGNTLLLDEFDIQKYLLRKADDDWKWLRTFILEHILAYGEKDHSFCLKDKSREALQTKNLLSKFLYYSLKQSGAEAPEQEAQRVRPVLPITGPVLPEPKVEENVPDPKSSHVFNRNVLWTFEDIRMLIGTDMPIFGGPNRPCISLRLRDMAKPINVLTGIDYWLDNLMCNVPEVVMCYHLDGIVQKYEIIKTEDLPYLENSQFSPQVVRNVAQNILAFLKANATKAGHTYWLFKGRNDDVVKLYDLTTLCQKDTEANRCDEKQENPFTVPVAMLLYTVARNMKSTATQITPKLAGNIKALLDNCIKLLPKEKYPQIVTSSHYILSDLHLPAGIDPKAPKFDNSDIDSDTQSVYEEDEDDDLDNDDDFNLNDVHDELIENAEQSGNVAVKQICDTLKELNLDAHIKNGKRYPRIPSPLHAGIEDRCRISLEHISAGIACLKFFNSSEEKFIKESEVRAKDEEKQRILHEEQHPNMAKPFKPIPLPYESLNKKASNGEPDTLKHNDDENGDGQTQSELDKKTKKSKVKRSKGRELKECSSIKIEANQGQSLSVAEDKRIGTKFNLQHFGSWNVHLKLLLLEKACLTYATYAEFHYVEQKYGRCLKAIYMACHCQEVVLKYMSDIASQKSCLLGRAGDCFFQMAKNWQDIDSYLEQFNEESEIAQNINNELVKDLNGDDLIELITPLANIEHLMLSSCKCYENAIECILEGSDSDEDARSELLRRLGNVRNELGLKYMYWAQEEYAKVMENKAHKVNDDDNSTESGPSMEIQTEDEMQKSEKPEEPIYIKLVMKSYDCLIRGISAFSEVHDNVNLAFLYCNMGRFMRFRAHLYLPEENINFVRKQKTFYNEAFLNYEKAKDILGARKCSPELWDLVNWELSTATFTLAKQLQDFSTADEATRSELEKEVLDLLQKSLKLCDLEHPGSRQILYTYRSGLIHKRIASFHYSQLRNSCTDNTIPKATLQLCKHHYERAASILDGLREASDYLVVQLERISLQEFLAEISTHIAQKIKHLQTALSLCLKSKVVFEYALAMNNPTERNTTNDEFCKHILLFESRLQNTLKTLIKMLLNGKDPKKLVELYKKMYMTTLTFKRATGEQDATVEQLAQHFSNLMQQLNELEQSHKPNVSEKL, encoded by the exons ATGACAGACAGTGGAGACGAG attGAGTTGTGCCAGAATGTAGGACCACACGAACTTGTGGAGGTTAAATCCAAGGCTGTTGTTAAGTTTTCGGCGGTGCAGGTGCCAACGAGTTTTAATCGTCTGCAATGCAACACCAATCTAAATCTGCCCCCTTCCAATTGGTTGACTACATCAGACAACAGCGGCCTACACCAAGCTCTTTACCAGTCCCCAGGTTTTGCTAG CTTTAGCATTGCCCACATGTTTCCAGACTGCGTGGGCGAGGTGGACGTTGTTACAGATGCTGAGAATATCAAACGTCTTTTGAAGCTGCCTTACACTTCTAAAAGTGCTGTTAGTATGATTGTCCATAAAGTGGGCAACACACTGCTACTTGACGAGTTCGACATACAAAAGTACTTGCTGCGTAAGGCCGATGACGATTGGAAGTGGCTACGTACTTTTATACTGGAGCATATCCTTGCGTATGGCGAGAAAGATCATAGCTTCTGTCTCAAGGATAAATCACGCGAGGCACTTCAAACTAAAAACTTGTTGTCGAAATTTCTATACTACAGCTTAAAACAATCAGGTGCTGAAGCACCAGAACAAGAAGCGCAACGCGTTCGTCCTGTTCTACCCATTACAGGACCAGTACTACCTGAACCCAAAGTAGAGGAGAATGTGCCGGATCCGAAATCAAGTCATGTGTTCAATCGGAATGTTCTTTGGACATTCGAGGATATACGAATGCTTATCGGCACCGATATGCCTATTTTTGGAGGTCCCAATCGGCCGTGTATTAGCCTGAGATTGCGCGACATGGCTAAGCCCATCAATGTGCTAACTGGCATTGATTATTGGCTCGACAATTTGATGTGTAACGTTCCAGAGGTGGTCATGTGTTATCACTTGGATGGAATCGTTCAGAAATACGAAATTATCAAAACAGAAGACCTTCCATATCTTGAGAATTCACAGTTTTCACCTCAAGTTGTGCGCAATGTGGCACAAAATATACTAGCGTTCCTGAAAGCTAACGCCACAAAAGCTGGACATACTTATTGGTTGTTTAAGGGACGCAACGATGATGTTGTGAAGTTGTATGACCTCACCACGCTCTGCCAAAAAGACACAGAAGCAAATAGGTGTGACGAGAAGCAAGAAAATCCTTTCACTGTGCCAGTGGCTATGCTCTTATACACAGTGGCACGTAACATGAAGAGTACGGCCACACAGATAACACCCAAACTGGCGGGCAACATAAAGGCTTTGCTAGATAACTGCATTAAGCTATTACCCAAAGAGAAATATCCGCAGATTGTTACATCTTCCCATTATATACTATCTGATTTGCATTTGCCGGCGGGAATCGATCCCAAGGCGCCAAAATTTGATAACTCTGATATTGATTCCGACACTCAATCAGTTTatgaagaagatgaagatgatgatTTGGACAATGACGATGACTTCAATTTGAACGATGTCCACGATGAGTTAATCGAAAATGCTGAGCAGAGTGGCAATGTGGCAGTGAAACAGATTTGCGACACACTAAAGGAGTTAAATCTGGATGCCCatattaaaaatggaaaacgCTATCCGCGCATACCGTCCCCGCTACATGCGGGAATAGAGGACCGATGCCGTATTTCTTTGGAGCATATAAGCGCTGGCATCGCGTGCCTGAAGTTCTTCAATTCCAGCGAGGAAAAGTTTATTAAAGAAAGTGAAGTGCGGGCTAAAGACGAAGAGAAGCAACGAATACTGCATGAGGAACAACACCCGAATATGGCAAAACCCTTCAAACCCATACCGTTACCCTACGAAAGCCTTAACAAAAAGGCATCAAATGGTGAGCCAGACACTCTCAAACATAATGATGACGAAAATGGCGATGGCCAAACACAAAGCGAATTggacaaaaaaacgaaaaagtcaAAAGTTAAACGCAGTAAGGGTAGAGAACTGAAAGAGTGCAGCAGCATAAAAATCGAAGCAAATCAAGGACAAAGCCTGTCTGTCGCAGAAGACAAGCGAATAGGAACGAAATTCAATTTGCAACATTTCGGTTCATGGAATGTACACTTGAAACTGCTCTTGTTAGAGAAGGCCTGTCTTACGTACGCCACCTACGCCGAATTCCACTATGTGGAGCAGAAGTACGGCAGATGCTTGAAGGCTATTTACATGGCGTGTCACTGCCAGGAGGTTGTTTTGAAATACATGTCGGACATAGCATCGCAAAAGAGTTGTCTGCTGGGCCGCGCAGGCGACTGCTTCTTTCAAATGGCTAAGAACTGGCAGGACATCGACAGCTATCTCGAACAATTCAATGAGGAGTCCGAGATTGCACAGAATATCAACAATGAGCTCGTCAAGGACTTGAATGGGG ATGATCTCATTGAATTAATTACGCCATTGGCTAATATTGAACATTTGATGCTGTCAAGCTGTAAGTGCTACGAAAATGCGATTGAGTGCATCCTGGAAGGTAGTGATTCCGATGAAGATGCCAGAAGCGAGTTACTGCGTCGTTTGGGCAATGTGCGAAATGAGTTGGGCCTAAAATACATGTACTGGGCGCAAG aGGAATATGCGAAAGTAATGGAGAATAAAGCGCACAAAGTGAATGATGATGACAATTCTACCGAATCTGGTCCGTCGATGGAAATTCAAACTGAGGACGAGATGCAGAAAAGCGAAAAACCGGAAGAGCCGATTTATATAAAATTGGTAATGAAATCGTATGACTGCTTGATTCGGGGCATATCGGCGTTCAGTGAGGTGCACGATAATGTTAATCTGGCCTTTTTGTATTGCAATATGGGGCGCTTTATGCGGTTCCGGGCGCACTTATATCTGCCAGAAGAAAA CATAAACTTTGTGAGAAAGCAGAAAACGTTCTATAACGAAGCCTTTTTGAATTACGAAAAGGCGAAGGATATATTGGGCGCGCGAAAGTGCAGCCCAGAGTTGTGGGACTTGGTGAATTGGGAACTTTCAACTGCCACGTTTACCTTAGCAAAGCAGTTGCAAGATTTCAGTACTGCCGATGAG GCTACGCGGAGCGAATTAGAGAAGGAAGTCTTAGACCTGCTGCAAAAGTCATTAAAACTCTGCGACTTAGAGCATCCTGGATCAAGACAAATCCTCTACACATATCGCTCAGGTCTAATACACAAACG CATCGCTTCATTTCACTATAGTCAGCTGCGCAACAGCTGCACTGACAACACAATCCCGAaagccactttgcaattatGCAAGCATCACTATGAGCGCGCCGCTAGTATTTTGGACGGTTTGCGTGAGGCCAGCGATTATCTGGTGGTGCAGCTCGAACGCATTTCATTGCAAGAATTCTTAGCCGAAA TTTCTACTCATATtgcgcaaaaaataaaacacttgcAAACCGCCTTGAGTTTGTGTCTAAAGTCAAAAGTTGTATTCGAGTATGCCTTAGCCATGAATAACCCCACGGAACGCAACACAACGAATGATGAGTTCTGCAAACACATCTTATTGTTTGAAAGCCGCTTGCAGAACACACTGAAAACACTAATAAAGATGTTGCTCAATGGAAAGGatccaaaaaaattagttgagcTTTATAAAAAGATGTATATGACAACTCTAACTTTTAAACGGGCAACAGGCGAGCAGGACGCCACGGTGGAGCAGCTGGCgcaacatttttccaatttaaTGCAGCAACTGAACGAGCTAGAGCAGTCACATAAACCAAATGTGAGCGAGAAGCTATAA
- the LOC128862039 gene encoding erythroid differentiation-related factor 1 isoform X1 produces the protein MTDSGDEVRNAEKAATNAATPHNFLQIELCQNVGPHELVEVKSKAVVKFSAVQVPTSFNRLQCNTNLNLPPSNWLTTSDNSGLHQALYQSPGFASFSIAHMFPDCVGEVDVVTDAENIKRLLKLPYTSKSAVSMIVHKVGNTLLLDEFDIQKYLLRKADDDWKWLRTFILEHILAYGEKDHSFCLKDKSREALQTKNLLSKFLYYSLKQSGAEAPEQEAQRVRPVLPITGPVLPEPKVEENVPDPKSSHVFNRNVLWTFEDIRMLIGTDMPIFGGPNRPCISLRLRDMAKPINVLTGIDYWLDNLMCNVPEVVMCYHLDGIVQKYEIIKTEDLPYLENSQFSPQVVRNVAQNILAFLKANATKAGHTYWLFKGRNDDVVKLYDLTTLCQKDTEANRCDEKQENPFTVPVAMLLYTVARNMKSTATQITPKLAGNIKALLDNCIKLLPKEKYPQIVTSSHYILSDLHLPAGIDPKAPKFDNSDIDSDTQSVYEEDEDDDLDNDDDFNLNDVHDELIENAEQSGNVAVKQICDTLKELNLDAHIKNGKRYPRIPSPLHAGIEDRCRISLEHISAGIACLKFFNSSEEKFIKESEVRAKDEEKQRILHEEQHPNMAKPFKPIPLPYESLNKKASNGEPDTLKHNDDENGDGQTQSELDKKTKKSKVKRSKGRELKECSSIKIEANQGQSLSVAEDKRIGTKFNLQHFGSWNVHLKLLLLEKACLTYATYAEFHYVEQKYGRCLKAIYMACHCQEVVLKYMSDIASQKSCLLGRAGDCFFQMAKNWQDIDSYLEQFNEESEIAQNINNELVKDLNGDDLIELITPLANIEHLMLSSCKCYENAIECILEGSDSDEDARSELLRRLGNVRNELGLKYMYWAQEEYAKVMENKAHKVNDDDNSTESGPSMEIQTEDEMQKSEKPEEPIYIKLVMKSYDCLIRGISAFSEVHDNVNLAFLYCNMGRFMRFRAHLYLPEENINFVRKQKTFYNEAFLNYEKAKDILGARKCSPELWDLVNWELSTATFTLAKQLQDFSTADEATRSELEKEVLDLLQKSLKLCDLEHPGSRQILYTYRSGLIHKRIASFHYSQLRNSCTDNTIPKATLQLCKHHYERAASILDGLREASDYLVVQLERISLQEFLAEISTHIAQKIKHLQTALSLCLKSKVVFEYALAMNNPTERNTTNDEFCKHILLFESRLQNTLKTLIKMLLNGKDPKKLVELYKKMYMTTLTFKRATGEQDATVEQLAQHFSNLMQQLNELEQSHKPNVSEKL, from the exons ATGACAGACAGTGGAGACGAGGTGAGAAATGCTGAAAAAGCGGCAACAAATGCTGCAACTCctcataattttttgcagattGAGTTGTGCCAGAATGTAGGACCACACGAACTTGTGGAGGTTAAATCCAAGGCTGTTGTTAAGTTTTCGGCGGTGCAGGTGCCAACGAGTTTTAATCGTCTGCAATGCAACACCAATCTAAATCTGCCCCCTTCCAATTGGTTGACTACATCAGACAACAGCGGCCTACACCAAGCTCTTTACCAGTCCCCAGGTTTTGCTAG CTTTAGCATTGCCCACATGTTTCCAGACTGCGTGGGCGAGGTGGACGTTGTTACAGATGCTGAGAATATCAAACGTCTTTTGAAGCTGCCTTACACTTCTAAAAGTGCTGTTAGTATGATTGTCCATAAAGTGGGCAACACACTGCTACTTGACGAGTTCGACATACAAAAGTACTTGCTGCGTAAGGCCGATGACGATTGGAAGTGGCTACGTACTTTTATACTGGAGCATATCCTTGCGTATGGCGAGAAAGATCATAGCTTCTGTCTCAAGGATAAATCACGCGAGGCACTTCAAACTAAAAACTTGTTGTCGAAATTTCTATACTACAGCTTAAAACAATCAGGTGCTGAAGCACCAGAACAAGAAGCGCAACGCGTTCGTCCTGTTCTACCCATTACAGGACCAGTACTACCTGAACCCAAAGTAGAGGAGAATGTGCCGGATCCGAAATCAAGTCATGTGTTCAATCGGAATGTTCTTTGGACATTCGAGGATATACGAATGCTTATCGGCACCGATATGCCTATTTTTGGAGGTCCCAATCGGCCGTGTATTAGCCTGAGATTGCGCGACATGGCTAAGCCCATCAATGTGCTAACTGGCATTGATTATTGGCTCGACAATTTGATGTGTAACGTTCCAGAGGTGGTCATGTGTTATCACTTGGATGGAATCGTTCAGAAATACGAAATTATCAAAACAGAAGACCTTCCATATCTTGAGAATTCACAGTTTTCACCTCAAGTTGTGCGCAATGTGGCACAAAATATACTAGCGTTCCTGAAAGCTAACGCCACAAAAGCTGGACATACTTATTGGTTGTTTAAGGGACGCAACGATGATGTTGTGAAGTTGTATGACCTCACCACGCTCTGCCAAAAAGACACAGAAGCAAATAGGTGTGACGAGAAGCAAGAAAATCCTTTCACTGTGCCAGTGGCTATGCTCTTATACACAGTGGCACGTAACATGAAGAGTACGGCCACACAGATAACACCCAAACTGGCGGGCAACATAAAGGCTTTGCTAGATAACTGCATTAAGCTATTACCCAAAGAGAAATATCCGCAGATTGTTACATCTTCCCATTATATACTATCTGATTTGCATTTGCCGGCGGGAATCGATCCCAAGGCGCCAAAATTTGATAACTCTGATATTGATTCCGACACTCAATCAGTTTatgaagaagatgaagatgatgatTTGGACAATGACGATGACTTCAATTTGAACGATGTCCACGATGAGTTAATCGAAAATGCTGAGCAGAGTGGCAATGTGGCAGTGAAACAGATTTGCGACACACTAAAGGAGTTAAATCTGGATGCCCatattaaaaatggaaaacgCTATCCGCGCATACCGTCCCCGCTACATGCGGGAATAGAGGACCGATGCCGTATTTCTTTGGAGCATATAAGCGCTGGCATCGCGTGCCTGAAGTTCTTCAATTCCAGCGAGGAAAAGTTTATTAAAGAAAGTGAAGTGCGGGCTAAAGACGAAGAGAAGCAACGAATACTGCATGAGGAACAACACCCGAATATGGCAAAACCCTTCAAACCCATACCGTTACCCTACGAAAGCCTTAACAAAAAGGCATCAAATGGTGAGCCAGACACTCTCAAACATAATGATGACGAAAATGGCGATGGCCAAACACAAAGCGAATTggacaaaaaaacgaaaaagtcaAAAGTTAAACGCAGTAAGGGTAGAGAACTGAAAGAGTGCAGCAGCATAAAAATCGAAGCAAATCAAGGACAAAGCCTGTCTGTCGCAGAAGACAAGCGAATAGGAACGAAATTCAATTTGCAACATTTCGGTTCATGGAATGTACACTTGAAACTGCTCTTGTTAGAGAAGGCCTGTCTTACGTACGCCACCTACGCCGAATTCCACTATGTGGAGCAGAAGTACGGCAGATGCTTGAAGGCTATTTACATGGCGTGTCACTGCCAGGAGGTTGTTTTGAAATACATGTCGGACATAGCATCGCAAAAGAGTTGTCTGCTGGGCCGCGCAGGCGACTGCTTCTTTCAAATGGCTAAGAACTGGCAGGACATCGACAGCTATCTCGAACAATTCAATGAGGAGTCCGAGATTGCACAGAATATCAACAATGAGCTCGTCAAGGACTTGAATGGGG ATGATCTCATTGAATTAATTACGCCATTGGCTAATATTGAACATTTGATGCTGTCAAGCTGTAAGTGCTACGAAAATGCGATTGAGTGCATCCTGGAAGGTAGTGATTCCGATGAAGATGCCAGAAGCGAGTTACTGCGTCGTTTGGGCAATGTGCGAAATGAGTTGGGCCTAAAATACATGTACTGGGCGCAAG aGGAATATGCGAAAGTAATGGAGAATAAAGCGCACAAAGTGAATGATGATGACAATTCTACCGAATCTGGTCCGTCGATGGAAATTCAAACTGAGGACGAGATGCAGAAAAGCGAAAAACCGGAAGAGCCGATTTATATAAAATTGGTAATGAAATCGTATGACTGCTTGATTCGGGGCATATCGGCGTTCAGTGAGGTGCACGATAATGTTAATCTGGCCTTTTTGTATTGCAATATGGGGCGCTTTATGCGGTTCCGGGCGCACTTATATCTGCCAGAAGAAAA CATAAACTTTGTGAGAAAGCAGAAAACGTTCTATAACGAAGCCTTTTTGAATTACGAAAAGGCGAAGGATATATTGGGCGCGCGAAAGTGCAGCCCAGAGTTGTGGGACTTGGTGAATTGGGAACTTTCAACTGCCACGTTTACCTTAGCAAAGCAGTTGCAAGATTTCAGTACTGCCGATGAG GCTACGCGGAGCGAATTAGAGAAGGAAGTCTTAGACCTGCTGCAAAAGTCATTAAAACTCTGCGACTTAGAGCATCCTGGATCAAGACAAATCCTCTACACATATCGCTCAGGTCTAATACACAAACG CATCGCTTCATTTCACTATAGTCAGCTGCGCAACAGCTGCACTGACAACACAATCCCGAaagccactttgcaattatGCAAGCATCACTATGAGCGCGCCGCTAGTATTTTGGACGGTTTGCGTGAGGCCAGCGATTATCTGGTGGTGCAGCTCGAACGCATTTCATTGCAAGAATTCTTAGCCGAAA TTTCTACTCATATtgcgcaaaaaataaaacacttgcAAACCGCCTTGAGTTTGTGTCTAAAGTCAAAAGTTGTATTCGAGTATGCCTTAGCCATGAATAACCCCACGGAACGCAACACAACGAATGATGAGTTCTGCAAACACATCTTATTGTTTGAAAGCCGCTTGCAGAACACACTGAAAACACTAATAAAGATGTTGCTCAATGGAAAGGatccaaaaaaattagttgagcTTTATAAAAAGATGTATATGACAACTCTAACTTTTAAACGGGCAACAGGCGAGCAGGACGCCACGGTGGAGCAGCTGGCgcaacatttttccaatttaaTGCAGCAACTGAACGAGCTAGAGCAGTCACATAAACCAAATGTGAGCGAGAAGCTATAA
- the LOC128861671 gene encoding pre-mRNA 3' end processing protein WDR33, whose amino-acid sequence MNSIKTIQEIAILLLLTTGSSPLVHSLRATPLHFGVARNADGDGKIVIYAQDEQGTLQDKHKDASGQSPDSAPEKTSSQESDLEKDSRKLPDYLYSNAIPVMDDEQIKYMLPNIGYPIYSGSTPNTAAILENRLTNDMRRNYPYYENAFQRWSLADRVHLGFNLNGNTGLNLLTSAGQVPNGVMTQETNGLQPPAAILPVAVVGPPGPPGPPGPPGPRGFTGATGSTGRPGAQGRTGLPGPPGPPGPPGQQMPLGLSQNPNIWYAPSAKPLLPLYQNERE is encoded by the exons ATGAACTCCATTAAGACAATACAAGAAATTG CCATCCTGCTGCTGCTCACCACCGGCTCCAGTCCGCTAGTGCACTCGCTGCGTGCCACCCCTCTCCACTTTGGTGTTGCCCGCAACGCCGACGGCGATGGCAAAATAGTGATATACGCACAAGATGAGCAGGGCACCCTACAGGACAAGCACAAGGACGCGAGCGGGCAATCGCCTGATAGTGCTCCCGAAAAAACTTCATCACAAGAAAGCGACTTGGAGAAGGATAGCCGCAAATTGCCCGACTACCTTTACTCAAATGCAATACCCGTAATGGATGATGAACAGATTAAGTATATGTTGCCCAACATTGGCTACCCGATTTACAGTGGTTCAACACCCAACACTGCTGCTATACTGGAGAACCGTCTGACGAATGACATGCGCCGCAATTATCCCTATTACGAGAATGCTTTTCAACGCTGGTCATTAGCCGATCGCGTGCATCTCGGTTTTAATTTGAATGGCAACACGGGACTAAATTTACTAACGTCGGCAGGGCAAGTGCCAAATGGTGTCATGACTCAAGAAACTAATGGACTACAGCCTCCCGCAGCTATACTGCCTGTGGCAGTGGTCGGTCCTCCTGGTCCACCAGGTCCCCCCGGACCGCCGGGTCCCCGGGGCTTTACTGGCGCGACAGGATCTACAGGGAGGCCGGGAGCACAGGGACGCACTGGATTGCCTGGTCCACCAGGTCCGCCCGGTCCTCCAGGTCAGCAGATGCCGCTTGGTCTAAGCCAGAATCCCAATATTTGGTATGCTCCCAGTGCCAAGCCGCTGCTTCCGTTGTACCAAAATGAACGAGAATAA
- the LOC128859684 gene encoding collectin-12-like: MDYATYFLLILLALCETLRPLEAQFGNQGQVYYTQQGPPGPPGLPGLSGKVGNPGARGPTGDIGPVGAVGMQGIPGPDGRDGAPGQQGALGSRGRRGFPGSNGPPGPPGPQGFMGPPGPPGPPGTSSSRHMPHEIYADDEIDNYDYE, translated from the exons ATGGATTATGCAACATACTTTCTACTCA TCTTGCTTGCGCTTTGTGAAACTCTGCGGCCGCTTGAGGCACAATTCGGCAATCAGGGTCAGGTTTACTACACACAACAAGGGCCACCGGGACCACCAGGCCTTCCTGGTCTGTCCGGCAAAGTAGGCAACCCGGGCGCACGTGGTCCCACCGGCGATATCGGTCCAGTCGGAGCCGTCGGCATGCAAGGTATCCCGGGCCCGGATGGACGTGATGGTGCACCTGGTCAACAAGGCGCGCTGGGCTCACGTGGAAGACGTGGCTTTCCCGGCTCCAACGGACCACCGGGACCGCCAGGGCCGCAAGGTTTTATGGGACCGCCCGGGCCTCCTGGACCACCAGGTACGTCGTCATCACGACACATGCCACATGAAATTTATGCGGACGATGAAATAGACAACTACGATTATGAGTGA